TTGGAAAAGATTTTTTTAGCAGCATTACAAATGACTCCGGGAATTGGTAACGCTAAATTACGGAGTTTAATTGAGTACTTTGGCAGTGCGAAAAGTGTTTGGCAGGCGGACAATAGTGATATTGTAGCAAGCAAATGTCTTACTCAATCAGACTGTGAATGTTTATTTTCTCAGAGGAAAAAACTGGACGTTGTCGAAGGTTTAGCGGAAAAATGGGAAAAACAAGAGATTAAATTATGTAGTTATTTTGAAGAATCCTATCCAAGTCGGCTAAAAGAAATTTTTCATCCACCTATGCTCTTATATTATCGAGGCAATTTTACTTGTAATGAGAACAATATTGCGATTGTTGGTGCACGAAAAGCGTCACCTTATGGGAAAAATGTTGCTGAAAGTTTAGCGAAAGATTTAGCAAAAGCAGGCGTTACTATAATTAGTGGGGCGGCACGAGGGATTGATACAGCATCACATCGAGGTGCTTTAGATGCTAAAGGAAAAACGATTGCGGTATTAGGATGTGGAGTAGATATTGTTTATCCAGCAGAAAATCGCAGTCTATTTTGTGAGATTGTAGATAAAGGTGGTGCAATTGTATCAGAATTTGCACCAGGGACAGCACCACTGGCAAAAAATTTTCCGGCTCGTAACCGAATTATTAGTGGACTATCTAATGGGGTTGTAGTGGTTGAAGCAGCTGTAAAAAGCGGGTCTTTGATTACAGCGGAATTCGCTTTAAGCGAAGGGCGTGATGTTTTTGCTGTTCCAGGAAGTGTTTTTTCACCTTTAAGTGGTGGTTGCCATACTTTAATTAAACAGGGTGCAAAATTAATTGAAGATGCGAAAGATATTTTAAATGAGTATACGATACAATATAGATTAAAAAAAGAAGATGTATTGCAATTGTCCGAAGAAGAAAAATTGGTTTATCAAACGCTAAGCGAGGATAGGCCTTTAACGATAGAAGACATTATTTTAAGAACACGAAGTAGTGCTTCGCATATTGCTTTCGTGATATTGCAATTAGAGTTGCGCGGCTTAGTAAAAGAATGTGCGCCGCATTGTTATGTTCGGACCGTTGAGGAGGGCGTTTTGTGAGTAAAGTATTAGTGGTTGTAGAATCTCCGGCAAAAGCAAAGACAATTGAAAAATATTTAGGGAAAAATTATGTTGTTAAAGCTTCAATGGGGCATTTACGTGACTTGCCAAAAAGTCAATTTGGGATAGATGTTGAAAATAATTTTAGCCCTAAGTATATTAATATTCGAGGTAAAGGAGATCTAATCAAATCGCTGAAAAGTGCAGCGAAAAGCGCTGATAAAGTATTTCTTGCATCTGACCCAGACCGTGAAGGGGAAGCTATTGCATGGCATTTAGCGCATATTTTAAATGTTGACGAAGATGAAAAGTGCCGTATTGTATTTAATGAGATAACAAAACCTGCGATTCAAAATGCTGTAAAGTCACCACGACCGATTAATATAGATCGAGTCGATGCACAACAGGCACGGAGAATGTTAGATAGAATTGTCGGATATAAATTGAGTCCTTTGTTGTGGAGAAAAGTTCGTAAAGGATTGAGCGCTGGTAGGGTTCAGTCTGTAACGGTAAAATTGATTTGCGATCGAGAAAAAGAAATCCAAAGTTTTATTTCTGAAGAGTATTGGACAATTGATACGAAACTACGTGAAAAAGTAAAAAGCCCGATGTTTGATGCGGAATTAATTACCATTGACGGAGAAAAGTTGGCGGTAAATAATGAAAAGGTAGCAACTGAGATTTGCGATGCTTTAGAAAAGCAAACATTCGTTGTAAAGGAAGTAAAGAAGCGCCAAAGACAACGAAAAGCATTGCCACCATTTATTACGAGTAGTTTACAGCAAGATGCATCACGAAAACTTGGTTTTACATCAAGAAAAACGATGATGTTAGCGCAACAACTTTATGAAGGGTTAGAGCTGGGGCGCAAAGGGCCAGTGGGTTTGATTACTTATATGCGTACGGATTCTACACGCGTATCTGATCTTGCACAGCAAGAGGTACGAGATTATGTGAATGCAGAATTTAGTGCAGAATACTTGCCAGAAAAACCCCCTGTATATTCTACAAAGAAATCACAGGATGCGCATGAAGCAATTCGTCCGACAAGTATAATCTATACGCCGGATAGCATTGAAAAATACCTATCAAAAGATCAATACAAATTGTATCGCTTAATTTGGGAGCGTTTTGTTGCCAGTCAAATGGCACCAGCGATTTACGATACATTAACAATTCAAATTTCAGCAGGAAAATATGGTCTAAAAGCAACAGGATCACAGCTAAAATTTCCGGGTTTTAGAGCGGTATATATAGAATCAAAAGAGCAAGATAAAGATGTTACTTTGCCAGAGTTAGCGATAGATCAAGTAATAAAATTGCAAAAGGTTTTACCTAAACAGCACTTTACTGAGCCACCTCCGCGCTATAATGAGGCATCTTTAGTAAAAACGCTTGAGGAAAAAGGAATTGGTAGACCTAGTACTTATTCACCCATTATTGAAACAATTTTAGGAAGAGGCTATGTTGTCCGCGTAGATAAGAAGTTTGAACCGACAGAACTTGGTTTTGTCGTTGTAGATATGCTGAAAGAGTATTTTGAAACAATTGTTGATGCGGAATTTACTGCAGGGTTAGAAAATCAGTTAGATGAGATTGCAGAAGGAAAAATTGATAAAAATCAATTGTTAGAAGAATTTTATGAGCCATTTGCGAAAACGCTTGAGCATGCTGAAGAAGCAATTGGGCATGTCGAACTTCCAGAGGAAATTTCAGACATTCCATGTGAGCATTGTGGCAGAATGATGGTTGTAAAGCAAGGACGGTATGGAAAATTTTTAGCATGTCCTGGTTTTCCTGAGTGTAGAAATACAAAACCTTTATTAAAAGATACAGGGGTTATTTGTACAAAATGTGGAGGGGCAATTGTTGAACGGCGTAGTAAACGCGGAAAGCATTTTTATGGGTGTAAAAACTATCCGGAATGCGACTTTGTTAGCTGGGATATGCCGTTAAAAGAAAACTGTGAAGTTTGTGGTGCTTTTATGTTAAAGCACAATTATAAAAATGGTCGATTTATTACTTATTGTAGTAATGAAGAGTGTACATCAAGAATAGATCATCCGATTAATAAAGAGCTAGAAAAAAATAAAAAGAAAACGCAAGAACAAGCTGAGAAAAAAGAAAATGCAGATGTAGCCTTAGATAATTCAAAAAAATCAGGAAAAACAAAGACGACGCAGAAAAAGTCAACGAAAAAGACATCGCGTAAGAAAGCGGAGGAAAAGTAGTGGCGAAGGTAATTATAATTGGTGCGGGTCTAGCTGGCAGTGAGGCTGCTTGGCAGATTGCACAAAGAGGAATAGATGTAGATTTATATGAAATGAGACCTAAGGTTTCTACTCCAGCACATCATACGGAGAATTTTGCTGAATTGGTTTGTAGCAATTCTTTACGTGGGGCAGGTCTCGAAAATGCAGTGGGTTTGCTAAAAGAAGAAATGCGTCAAATGGATTCTTTAATCATGGAAGCTGCTGATGCCAACAGAGTGCCTGCTGGTGGTGCTTTGGCTGTTGATCGTGAAGGTTTTAGTAAATATATTACAGAAAAGATCATAAACCATCCGCGTATCAATATAATAAATGAGGAAGTAAAACATATAATTGAAACGGATTCTCCAATGATTATTGCTAGTGGTCCGCTTACTTCCGATTTGCTGTCAAAAGAAATTGCTAAATTAACAGGGCAAGAATACTTGTATTTTTATGATGCAGCTGCACCGATTGTTGTTTATGAATCTTTGAATATGGATAGAGCTTATAAAGCCTCTAGATATGGAAAAGGTGATGCGGACTATATCAATTGTCCAATGAATAAAGAAGAATATGAACTTTTTTGGAATGAGCTTGTCAATGCTGAAAGAACAGCGACGAAAGATTTTGAAAAAGCGATTTTTTTTGAAGGATGTATGCCTGTTGAAGAGATGGCAAGTCGCGGCATAGATACGCTTCGTTATGGCCCATTGAAACCAGTTGGGTTAGAGCATCCAGTAACAGGCGAAAAACCTTATGCCGTAGTGCAGCTAAGGCAGGATAATTATGCAGCAAGTTTATATAATATCGTTGGATTTCAAACTCATTTAAAATGGCCAGAGCAAAAAAGAGTATTTGGGTTGATTCCGGGTTTGGATACAGCGGAGTTTGTGCGGTATGGTGTAATGCATCGTAATACGTTTATTAATTCTCCAATGGTGTTAAGTCCTACCTTACAATTAAAATCTAACGCAAAAATTTTCTTTGCTGGACAGATGACAGGGGTCGAAGGATATATTGAGTCAGCATCAGGTGGTTTGATAGCAGGAATTAATGCGGCGCGTTTGATGGAAGAAAAGGAACCAGTTGTTTTCCCAGAGGATACAGCACATGGCGCATTATGCCATTATATTACACAGGCAGAAAGTAAAAAATTTCAACCGATGAATGTGAATTTTGGATTGTTACCACCGCTGGGTGAAAGAATTCGTGATAAAAAGGAAAAAAATCGTACAATTGCAATGAGGGCATTAGCAAGTTTGCAGAAATTTAAAGATAGTTTAGAATAAATCGTACTGGGGGCGAAAATATGTTTCATGCAACAACGATTGTAGCGGTTAAACATAAAGGAAAAACTGCAATTGCTGGAGATGGTCAAGTAACATTTGGCGGCAATACAGTAATGAAGCATAATGCAAAAAAAGTAAGAAGATTGTATCATGGTAAAGTTTTAGCTGGGTTTGCTGGTTCAGTAGCAGATGCTTTTACTTTGTTTTCTAAATTTGAGACTAAATTAGAAGAATTTAATGGGAATTTGATGCGCGCAGCTGTGGAGCTTGCTAAAGACTGGCGTACAGATCGTGTACTCAGAAAATTAGAAGCTTTGCTTATCGTATTAGATAGTGAAAAAATGTTTATCTTATCAGGAAATGGTGAAGTAATAGAACCAGATGATGGTGTAACAGCAATTGGTTCAGGTGGGGCTTATGCGCTTGCGGCCGCACGGGGGATGGTAAAACATTCTGAGCTAACAGCGTCTGAAATAGCATGTGAGGCTTTAGAAATAGCGGCTGATATTTGTGTGTTTACAAATCACCATATTACTGTGGAAGAGTTAGAATAGGAGGGAGTATTTTGAACGAGCAAACACCTAAACAAATAGTTCAAGAATTAGATAAATATATTATTGGTCAAGCACAGGCGAAGAAATCCGTAGCTATTGCACTTAGAAATCGTTGGCGTAGCAAACAATTATCGGAAGATTTGAAAGATGAAATTATTCCTAAAAATATATTAATGATCGGATCAACTGGTGTTGGTAAAACAGAAATCGCAAGAAGACTTGCTAAGCTTGTACATGCTCCTTTTGTAAAAGTTGAAGCAACTAAGTTCACAGAAGTTGGGTATGTAGGACGAGATGTTGAATCAATGATTCGCGATTTGGCGGAAACCGCAATTCGAATGGTGAAGCAAGAAAGGATGTTAGAAGTAAATGATCGTGCGAAATCTTTAGCGGAAGAAAGAATTGTTGATTATTTTATTCCAACACAGAAGAAAGAAATGCGAAATCCATTAGAGGCTTTATTTAGTGCAAAAACGGTTGAGCAGCCAGAGGCAGAAGCGGAGGAAAAACCACAATATCAAGCGGGAAAAGATTGGTTTAGAAAAAGATTAGCCTCTGGTGAAATGGAAGAAGAATTGATTGAAATTACGGTGGAAGATAATGGTGGTCCTATGGTTGGGATGTTTGCTGGATCTGGTATTGAGGAAATGGGAAATAACATTCAAGATATGATTAGCAATATACTGCCAAAGAAACCCAAAAAACGTAAGGTCACAGTCGCGAATGCGAGAAAGATTTTTACTCAAGAAGAAGCACAGAAGCTTATTGATATGGATGAAGTGATTTCTGCGGGGACAAAATTAGCAGAAGATAGCGGTATTATATTTTTAGATGAAATCGATAAAGTTGCAGGAAGAAGTAATTCTTCAGGCCCGGATGTTTCTCGTGAAGGAGTTCAAAGAGACATTCTTCCAATCGTAGAAGGATCTACGGTGGTTACAAAATATGGACCAATAAAAACCGATCATATACTTTTTATTGCTGCGGGTGCGTTTCATGTATCTAAACCTTCGGATTTAATCCCCGAATTACAAGGGCGTTTTCCAATTCGTGTAGAGTTAACGAACTTGTCAAAAGAGAACTTTAAACAAATTCTTACTGAACCTGCAAATGCATTGTTAAAGCAATATCGTTCGTTATTGGCAACTGAGGGCGTAAAAATTGAATTTACTGAAGATGCTATTGATGAATTGGCGCAGATTGCATGTGATGTAAATGAGCAGACAGAAAATATTGGAGCGAGACGTCTTCATACGATTTTGGAAAAATTGTTAGAAGATTTAGCTTTTGAAGCACCTGATTTAGAAATAAAAGATATCGAAATAAATCGTGCTTATGTACAATCAAAATTATCACATATTGTTGTAAATCAAGACTTAAGTCACTTTATTTTATAATAATAAAGAAATTTTATTATTTTAGTACAATTATTTTAATTATCGTGTTAATATATATAATATGGTGTAGGATTGCGCCATATTATATATTTTTTTTTTGAAAGGAAGGCTGTTTTGTGACTTCATTATTGGAACGTACGCGCAAAATTAATAAATTATTACAAAAATCGGAAAATGTAGAATATAGCGAAATATCTAAAGTTCTTAGTAGTGTAATCGGTGCTAATATATATATTGTAAGTAAAATTGGAGAAATCTTTGGACATGCTTTTATTGATGATTTTGAATGTGAGTTAATGATTGATAAAGTTGTTATGCAAGGTGCGTTCCCAAAACATTATGTAAATTGGCTTTTAAATATAGAAGAAACTTCATCTAATTTGAAATTAAAAAGTGGGATTTGTGCATTTAGTCAAGACACTGAATGCATTTTCCATGGGAAAAACACTACAATTGTACCGATTTATGGCGTTGGTGAACGAATAGGAACATTGATCATTGCTAAATTTGACGAAGAGTTTACAGATGAAGATTTAGTTTTAGCTGAGTATGGGGCAACTGTTGTTGGAATGGAAATGCTTAGAGACCGTACACAAAAGATTGAAAGTGAAGCAAGAAAAAAGGCCACAGTACAGATTGCTTTGGCAACGCTTTCTTATTCGGAAGTTGAAGCTGCAATCAACATTCTAGGTGAACTTGATGGAGATGAAGGACTTCTAGTTGCTAGCAAGATAGCGGATAGAGTAGGAATTACTCGTTCAGTTATTGTCAATGCTTTACGAAAATTTGAAAGTGCCGGTGTTATTGAATCAAAGTCATTGGGAATGAAAGGTACTTATATAAAAGTGCTAAATGAGTACTTGTTAGAAGAAATTGAAAAATTGAAAAATTGAAAGGTAAATGCAATTCCCAAATATAAAATCTCGTACTGTTTACAGCACGGGATTTTGGTAGTTTTAGGACAATCTTAGGACAATTCGACTATCTTCTACTTTTGGATAAATATTTTAATTGTTTTTCAAAGGAATTTTATAGAAAAGTGTAGAAACATAGTCGTAGAAATGAAAAATAATGTAGAAATATATGATATGTGAATTGCAATGGATTGCTTCATTTTATGATATGGAGGGATAAAATGTTAGAACAAATTGTTGGGTCGTCGATGGTAAACTCTTTAAGTGGAGCCTTAGGCGCGGCGGAGTTAAGACATAAAGTGATAAGTAATAATATTGCAAATGTAAATACGCCTCATTTTAAAAAAAGTGTTGTCGATTTCGAAGAGTTGTTAGCGAAAGAATTGCAACCAGATACAAATAAATTAGCGTTAACAAAAACAAATGCTAAACATCTGCCTCTATCGAAAAGCGGCGGAGTATCTCCTGAAATTAGAACAATAAATAATACGACAATGCGGACTGATGGAAATAATGTTGACATTGATGAAGAAATGGCTGGACTTGCAAAAAATAATATTTATTATAATGCTGTGGCTAGACAAATCGGAAGTTACTTCAATACAATGAAGTCAATTGCCTCAGGTCAAAAATAGAGTAAAGACAAGTTTGTTTTGAATTGAGATAAGGAGAGGTTAAAATGGGAATGTTTGATGCGATTGATGCTGCAGCATCGGGGCTTACAGCTGAAAGGTTACGAATGGATGTTATCTCAAATAACTTAGCAAATGTAAATACAACGAGAACTCCAGAAGGCGGATCATATAAGAGAAAGCTGGTCGTATTTGAACCGAGAAATCAACAAGGTCTGTCTTTTGCAAAGACATTGTCAGGTGAAATGCAACAGTCAGGTGAAGGTGTGCGAGCGGTAGGGATTATTTCAGATGATACGCCGGGAAATACAATTTATGACCCAAATCATCCTGATGCGAATAAAGATGGATATGTTGAAATGCCAAATGTAAATGTTGTAAATGAAATGGTTGATATGATTACAGCATCAAGGGCCTATGAAGCAAACGTTACTGCGGTAAATACGGCTAAAAGTATGGCGATGAAAGCGTTGGATATTGGAAAATAACAAGGTAGGTGTGCAATTTATGCAAGTTGAGAAATTACAGTTAACGCCAGTTAGAAGTAGTGCGATAAGTAATATAAATCAAACTGCGGAGGTAGAGGGGAAAAGCTTCGGAGACTTTTTTAAGGAGTCGTTAAATGAAGTGAATAATCTACAACTAAAAAGTCGTGATGCATCTATTGATTTAGCGGCTGGAAAAGTGAATGATATATCGCAAGTTGTAATTGCAGGTGAAAAAGCAGGAGTTGCTTTACAGTTAACTATGCAGATACGTAATAAGGTAGTAGAAGCATATCAAGAAGTTATGCGTATGCAAGTTTGATTATAATTTTTAGTATCTGTGTTTAGGCGAAAGGATTGAGACGATGGCAGACTGGAAGGAACAGTCTCTGCGTGTTTGGCGAAAACTAGGTAAAAAAGAACGTTATACGATTATTGGATCGGCGATATGTTTAATGATTGCTATTTTAGGGTGGAGTTATTGGTGGGGTGGAAAACCCGATATGGTTCCATTGTTTACCGGTATGGAAGCCAAAGACGCAGGTGAAGTTGCAGCAAAACTAAAGGAAATGAAAATTACTTATGAACCTCAGGAAACATCAAGTGGTACTTCTATATTAGTACAGGCAAAAGAT
This genomic interval from Selenobaculum gibii contains the following:
- the dprA gene encoding DNA-processing protein DprA encodes the protein MEKIFLAALQMTPGIGNAKLRSLIEYFGSAKSVWQADNSDIVASKCLTQSDCECLFSQRKKLDVVEGLAEKWEKQEIKLCSYFEESYPSRLKEIFHPPMLLYYRGNFTCNENNIAIVGARKASPYGKNVAESLAKDLAKAGVTIISGAARGIDTASHRGALDAKGKTIAVLGCGVDIVYPAENRSLFCEIVDKGGAIVSEFAPGTAPLAKNFPARNRIISGLSNGVVVVEAAVKSGSLITAEFALSEGRDVFAVPGSVFSPLSGGCHTLIKQGAKLIEDAKDILNEYTIQYRLKKEDVLQLSEEEKLVYQTLSEDRPLTIEDIILRTRSSASHIAFVILQLELRGLVKECAPHCYVRTVEEGVL
- the topA gene encoding type I DNA topoisomerase yields the protein MSKVLVVVESPAKAKTIEKYLGKNYVVKASMGHLRDLPKSQFGIDVENNFSPKYINIRGKGDLIKSLKSAAKSADKVFLASDPDREGEAIAWHLAHILNVDEDEKCRIVFNEITKPAIQNAVKSPRPINIDRVDAQQARRMLDRIVGYKLSPLLWRKVRKGLSAGRVQSVTVKLICDREKEIQSFISEEYWTIDTKLREKVKSPMFDAELITIDGEKLAVNNEKVATEICDALEKQTFVVKEVKKRQRQRKALPPFITSSLQQDASRKLGFTSRKTMMLAQQLYEGLELGRKGPVGLITYMRTDSTRVSDLAQQEVRDYVNAEFSAEYLPEKPPVYSTKKSQDAHEAIRPTSIIYTPDSIEKYLSKDQYKLYRLIWERFVASQMAPAIYDTLTIQISAGKYGLKATGSQLKFPGFRAVYIESKEQDKDVTLPELAIDQVIKLQKVLPKQHFTEPPPRYNEASLVKTLEEKGIGRPSTYSPIIETILGRGYVVRVDKKFEPTELGFVVVDMLKEYFETIVDAEFTAGLENQLDEIAEGKIDKNQLLEEFYEPFAKTLEHAEEAIGHVELPEEISDIPCEHCGRMMVVKQGRYGKFLACPGFPECRNTKPLLKDTGVICTKCGGAIVERRSKRGKHFYGCKNYPECDFVSWDMPLKENCEVCGAFMLKHNYKNGRFITYCSNEECTSRIDHPINKELEKNKKKTQEQAEKKENADVALDNSKKSGKTKTTQKKSTKKTSRKKAEEK
- the trmFO gene encoding methylenetetrahydrofolate--tRNA-(uracil(54)-C(5))-methyltransferase (FADH(2)-oxidizing) TrmFO, whose protein sequence is MAKVIIIGAGLAGSEAAWQIAQRGIDVDLYEMRPKVSTPAHHTENFAELVCSNSLRGAGLENAVGLLKEEMRQMDSLIMEAADANRVPAGGALAVDREGFSKYITEKIINHPRINIINEEVKHIIETDSPMIIASGPLTSDLLSKEIAKLTGQEYLYFYDAAAPIVVYESLNMDRAYKASRYGKGDADYINCPMNKEEYELFWNELVNAERTATKDFEKAIFFEGCMPVEEMASRGIDTLRYGPLKPVGLEHPVTGEKPYAVVQLRQDNYAASLYNIVGFQTHLKWPEQKRVFGLIPGLDTAEFVRYGVMHRNTFINSPMVLSPTLQLKSNAKIFFAGQMTGVEGYIESASGGLIAGINAARLMEEKEPVVFPEDTAHGALCHYITQAESKKFQPMNVNFGLLPPLGERIRDKKEKNRTIAMRALASLQKFKDSLE
- the hslV gene encoding ATP-dependent protease subunit HslV, which produces MFHATTIVAVKHKGKTAIAGDGQVTFGGNTVMKHNAKKVRRLYHGKVLAGFAGSVADAFTLFSKFETKLEEFNGNLMRAAVELAKDWRTDRVLRKLEALLIVLDSEKMFILSGNGEVIEPDDGVTAIGSGGAYALAAARGMVKHSELTASEIACEALEIAADICVFTNHHITVEELE
- the hslU gene encoding ATP-dependent protease ATPase subunit HslU translates to MNEQTPKQIVQELDKYIIGQAQAKKSVAIALRNRWRSKQLSEDLKDEIIPKNILMIGSTGVGKTEIARRLAKLVHAPFVKVEATKFTEVGYVGRDVESMIRDLAETAIRMVKQERMLEVNDRAKSLAEERIVDYFIPTQKKEMRNPLEALFSAKTVEQPEAEAEEKPQYQAGKDWFRKRLASGEMEEELIEITVEDNGGPMVGMFAGSGIEEMGNNIQDMISNILPKKPKKRKVTVANARKIFTQEEAQKLIDMDEVISAGTKLAEDSGIIFLDEIDKVAGRSNSSGPDVSREGVQRDILPIVEGSTVVTKYGPIKTDHILFIAAGAFHVSKPSDLIPELQGRFPIRVELTNLSKENFKQILTEPANALLKQYRSLLATEGVKIEFTEDAIDELAQIACDVNEQTENIGARRLHTILEKLLEDLAFEAPDLEIKDIEINRAYVQSKLSHIVVNQDLSHFIL
- the codY gene encoding GTP-sensing pleiotropic transcriptional regulator CodY; the protein is MTSLLERTRKINKLLQKSENVEYSEISKVLSSVIGANIYIVSKIGEIFGHAFIDDFECELMIDKVVMQGAFPKHYVNWLLNIEETSSNLKLKSGICAFSQDTECIFHGKNTTIVPIYGVGERIGTLIIAKFDEEFTDEDLVLAEYGATVVGMEMLRDRTQKIESEARKKATVQIALATLSYSEVEAAINILGELDGDEGLLVASKIADRVGITRSVIVNALRKFESAGVIESKSLGMKGTYIKVLNEYLLEEIEKLKN
- the flgB gene encoding flagellar basal body rod protein FlgB; the encoded protein is MLEQIVGSSMVNSLSGALGAAELRHKVISNNIANVNTPHFKKSVVDFEELLAKELQPDTNKLALTKTNAKHLPLSKSGGVSPEIRTINNTTMRTDGNNVDIDEEMAGLAKNNIYYNAVARQIGSYFNTMKSIASGQK
- the flgC gene encoding flagellar basal body rod protein FlgC, which gives rise to MGMFDAIDAAASGLTAERLRMDVISNNLANVNTTRTPEGGSYKRKLVVFEPRNQQGLSFAKTLSGEMQQSGEGVRAVGIISDDTPGNTIYDPNHPDANKDGYVEMPNVNVVNEMVDMITASRAYEANVTAVNTAKSMAMKALDIGK
- the fliE gene encoding flagellar hook-basal body complex protein FliE; protein product: MQVEKLQLTPVRSSAISNINQTAEVEGKSFGDFFKESLNEVNNLQLKSRDASIDLAAGKVNDISQVVIAGEKAGVALQLTMQIRNKVVEAYQEVMRMQV